The Acidobacteriota bacterium genome includes a region encoding these proteins:
- a CDS encoding TIGR04283 family arsenosugar biosynthesis glycosyltransferase, translating into MPQSPPISVIVPTLNEQGLIGRCLESLARTLPGAEILVADGGSRDRTREIAGRFEASGVRLLRAAPGRGPQMNAGAAAATGSILLFLHADVTLPEAAGRWIDEALGDPGVVAGAFRTHTVAESLPAALRPILRLADVRSRWSGLPYGDQALFVRAEVFRRAGGFAGIPLMEDLDLSRRLRRHGKIRTVPAEVTVSARRFVARPVSSAVTMSLFPILFRMGVSPWWLARMYGNPR; encoded by the coding sequence ATGCCTCAGAGCCCGCCCATCTCGGTCATCGTCCCCACCCTGAACGAGCAGGGACTCATAGGCCGATGTCTCGAATCGCTCGCGCGCACTCTGCCGGGGGCGGAGATCCTCGTCGCCGACGGCGGAAGCCGAGATCGCACGCGGGAGATCGCCGGCCGATTCGAGGCGTCAGGGGTGAGGCTGCTGAGAGCGGCGCCCGGGCGCGGGCCGCAGATGAACGCGGGGGCCGCCGCCGCGACGGGAAGCATCCTGCTCTTCCTGCACGCCGACGTGACGCTACCGGAGGCGGCCGGGCGGTGGATCGACGAAGCGCTCGGGGATCCGGGGGTCGTCGCGGGGGCCTTTCGCACGCACACCGTCGCGGAATCGCTCCCGGCCGCGCTGCGCCCGATCCTGAGGCTCGCGGACGTTCGCAGCCGCTGGTCGGGGCTCCCGTACGGCGATCAGGCCCTCTTCGTGCGCGCGGAGGTCTTCCGCCGCGCCGGCGGGTTCGCCGGGATCCCGCTGATGGAAGATCTCGATCTGTCGCGGCGTCTGCGCCGGCATGGAAAGATCCGGACCGTCCCCGCGGAGGTGACGGTCTCGGCGCGGCGTTTCGTCGCGAGACCGGTCAGCTCCGCCGTCACGATGAGCCTCTTCCCGATCCTGTTCCGGATGGGGGTCTCGCCGTGGTGGCTGGCCCGGATGTACGGCAACCCGAGATGA